Below is a genomic region from Methanosphaera sp. ISO3-F5.
TGTATATTATTTCAATGCTGTCAAGTTAAGATAGTTTTTGTGTGAAATTTTTTTTGTCTCGTGTTTTTTTTTAAAATGATCTTTTATTGTTGTCTGAGAATTTGTGTCCGTAATCTACTGGTTCTCTGTTGGTTGATTTGATTTCTTTTTTTATGGGTATTAGGTGTTTTTGTAGTATTTTGATTATTTTTGTTATTGTTTGTTGTTGTTTTTCTTTATCAGTGTTTATGAGGTTTAGTAATTCTTTTTTTACCAGTCCTACTGCGATGTTGAAGTTTGCTTGGTAGTCCTTGTATTTGTATTTTTTATTGTTTCTTCGTTTTTGTTCTATTTCTTGGTTTACATCATGTTTTACTATTGTTGCTATGTTGAATACGTATATATCTGAGTAGAAGTCTTGTTCTATTATGATTTTTCTTCTTCCGCTGAAGTTTTCAGTTTGTAGTTTGTTTTTTAGTTTSYCNWTWACTGGTTTCAATTCCCCATCTTTTGTTGTATATCATTTTAAAGTCATCTATTGTAATTGTTTTATCAAAAACATTTGTTGCAAGGGTTTCTATTTCTCCAGATGATAAGGGGATGGTTATTATTCGTATTTTTATTTTATCTTGCTTTTTTGCTAATTCTTTTATTTCATTATCTGATATTCTTCTCAGGTAATCTTTATCAATTGGTACTTCTATTATTTCATCATCAGTAGTTATATTTTCTCTTTGTTCTATGAATGTGTCTTTTTTAAGACGTATTATAAAAAATGAGTTTAAATCCATTGTTTTTAAAATTAAATCTTTGGAAGGATATCCTCTATCATATATTGTTATTGTCTTCTTAAGATCTATTTTATCTTTAGCATCTTCCAAATGGTTAATAGCATGCTTAACTTCACCATATTTTCTGTTACTAATAGCAGAACTAATGATAAATTCATTAAGTACATCAACCATAGTGGAAACCCTAGCTGTAGAAGTATGGTGGGAATGATTATTATCTTCAATATCAAAATCTTCACGAACAGTAGGATAATTAGGTAAATCAAATATCGAACCATCACCAGCAGTTAAATAAAAACCTTTGAAAGTTTTCAACTCTTCAGGTCTCCTATAAATTTCCCGTATTAACTCATCATTAATATCAATATATGCTTGAGGATTAATAATCATCCTCCTTTGAGAAATAGCTTGCTTAGAAACATCCATATCCAATTCACCCCAATATTCCTCCATAAAATACAAAGCTTCCAAAGCAGTCGTACGGCCACGATTCCAAAGAATATACTTCATAATACATTCCGGAGGCAACTTACGATTACGAAGTTTATTATCAACTAAAATATATTTATCACAAACATAACTATTAAAATTTCCCATACTATCTAATAAAACATTACCTAAAGACATTAAAAACACCAAAATACTATCAATCAAATCCACATAAATTAATAATAAAAAATAAAAATAAATCATGTGTAAATTAATTAAACAATATTATATAGTTCATAATATATAAAAATAACTATAATTAATACTTAAAAACTAGTATAGACAAATAGATACTTATAATATTTAATATAATTAAATAATAAATAGAATTAAGTAAATTTAAAGTAAAAATAAGTTATAATATAAAAATAAAAGAAAATTATGTTAGAAAAACCTTAACTTGACAGCATTGATATTATTTATATCTTTGTTTATTTTAGTGTTTTTATATGTTTATATTTTTTTTTAGATAAAAATAATTTAGTTTTAATAATTATCCTTTTTTTTGGGGATTTGTTTTCCTTATGAAACATGGTTTTATTAAAAATAGTGGTTGTTGTTTTTTAGTGGTTTTTGATGTTTTTTATTGTTTTTGATAGTATGTCTATCCATCTTGTTCTTGTGTAGAATATTTTATCCATTTTTTTATTTCCCCTAAATTTGTATATTATTTTATAAAAAAGTGAATAAATTAGACTTTTATTGTGTCTAATTATATTTTTTTCCTTTGTTTTTGAATAAAATTTTTTGTGATTTAATATGAAAATCTATGAAATACTCATACCCCTGTGGGTATAATATATTGTTTAACACTCAACACATATAAAGATTAATAACAAAATAATAAAAAATACTTGAAAAAATATTCATAAAAAAATAAATAATAAAAATAACAAAAAAAGGAAGAAACTAAAGCATTAAAAAACCACCATACTTCTTAAGAAAAGTATTAAACTTACTATCCAACAAACCAGGCTTCTCACAATCCAAACGATCAACCTCCTCCCTTATAAAATCAATAATAAAATCCTTATGCCTAAAATAACCACTAGCAGGAATAAGATTATACATATGATTACCAAAGAAATAATAATCATCATCAAAATCAACATTCTCCAAGAAACACAATTCCTCTTCAACCATCTGCCTCTCAGTTAACATATTAAACCTACCACTTTCCACATAATCATACAATAACGAACCCTCATCAACAGTAGTAGACAAAGGAGAAAAAATATGAGGCTTAAAAGTATTAAGCAACTTTATCGTCTTCTGAACATGTTCCTCAGAATGCTCAACACCACCAGCACCCAACATAATTAAAGCATTATACCTCATATTCACTCCCTGTAACTTCTTAAGGCATTCATAAACATCCTCACTAGTATACCCATTATTCATTAACTCCAACACATAATCACTGGCACTTTCAATACCAATGTAAAGATCATTAAAGTTAAGATTTCTTAACTCTTCCAGTTGACTAAGTGTTTTATACTTTAAACCTAGTATTGAAGCATAACAGGATATGCATTCTATTTCCGGAAAATACTCCCGTATTAGTTCACCTATCCTGACTAATTTAGTGTATGGTAATCTGAATGAATCACCATTAATTATGAAGATTCTTTTTATCCCATCGGGGTACTTCTGTTTTAATTCCCTTAAATCCTCTTCTATGTCACATAGTGGTGATGCTCCAAACTCTGTCTTATGGTACATTGTACAGAATGTGCATTTATTCCATGAACATCCATATGTTACCTCCAGTAATGGTACATCTGCTTCTGTTGGTGGCCTGTTAACCTGACCTGTCATATGCAATAATAAACCCTCCATATATATTCTTATAATGATCCCCTGTTCAGAACCTTATCCAGTAAACCGGGCTCATTTCTATCAATCTTATTGACTGCATTGTCAATATATTCTAACATTTCTTCCTTATTTTCGAAGTAATTGCTTAGTCTTAAGAGATTATATGGGTGACTGCCAAAGTAGTAACAGTCATCATCCATAGATAATTTTTCTATGAAACTTCTTTCTTCACATATTAGTTCTCTTTCTGTTAAGTCTATGAATCGACCTTCTTTCCTGTATTCTTCTAGGCGTGTGCCGGTTTGTACGCTTGTTGACATTGACAGAATTATCCTTGGCTTGTACCTGTTTAATAGTTTCACTGTATCGTTGATGTGTTCATCACTTCTTCCCTTCCCTGTGACGCCGTACATTATTATGGCATTATAGTCTATGCCTGCCTTTTCTAGTTTTTCAAGGTTTTCATATTCTTCTTCCTGTGTGTATCCCTTGTTCATTAATTCTAGTGCATAATCGTTTGCTGATTCTAGTCCTATGTAAAAGTTATTATAACCAGTGTTTCGTAGTTTTTCTAAGTCTTGTAATGATTTTGTTTTTATGTTTCTGATGGATGCATAGCATGATATTGTTTCTACTTTTGGTAAGTGTTCATGTATTATTTCTCCTATTTTAAGCAATGATTGTGTTGGTAATGTGAATGCGTCACCGTTTACTATGAAGAGTTTTCTAGTATTTTCTCCGTAGGCCTGTTTTATTTCCTTTACATCTTCTCTTATATGATTTATTGGTGATGCTTCGAATTTTGTGTTTGCATACATTGTGCAGAAGGAGCATTTGTTCCATGAGCAGCCAATGGTTACTTCTAGTAGTGGCGTGTTTGCTTCTAATGGTGGTCTGTATATGTTTCCCGTGTAATGCATATATTATCACTCCCCCCCTCTGGATATTATTATTTTTATTTATATTTCATTTATTTTTTTTATACTATAATACATGATTATAGGATTATGTTAATATAAATAGTTAATGTTAGTTCTAGATAACAAAGAATATAACAGTAATTAGTAGGGATATTATCAAATAATAATTATAACAGATATACTATTTAAGGAGATATTTGATAATATGAATACAGAAAAAGAATTAAGAATGGAAACTAAATGCTATGATGCAAATGAGTACGGTTACCTTTATGGTTTGAATCAGAGAATTCCTGATGAAGACTTTAATAAGGTTAAAAAGTATATGAGGGATTTCAGAAGAAAGGATTATGCTGATGGTATAATTAAAGTTACTGGAAGACCTGAAGGTTATCGTTGCCTGGAGGAGGATGTGGCTAAGGTTGAGGAAATACTTGGCATAACCAATACTCTTGCTAAAAGACGTGAGAAGATAGAAGATGCCTTCAGTGATGTTACTAGAAAACGTGAACTTAAGGACCAGGCAATCACATGGCTAGAAGTACTGTTTACCAGGGGTGGTACTCAGCCGGAACAGGACTTGAGCAGGTTGGCTGTTCATTCAACAAAGATTTATGATCCGGATGACAGTTTTAAGAATGGACGTGAGGATGGTAGTGGTTGTCTGTTTATTTACACTCCTCATGGTATGTGGTATATTATAAATAATAGTGGTGAAGATAGTAATAAATCTTTAAATAATGTTAAAACACCGGAGGGTGGAGCTATAGGTTACAGGTTAATGTATGAGGATAATGTTGATACTTTAATCAGAATTTACACTGAGGAAAACCTGTATAGTGGCGATAAATTATACTAAAATATGAGCATAATGTGTTTATTAAATGGGGTGGTGATAGGGGAGTGTATGCTTTGAGTATCTTCCTCTTCTATTTTTGGAAGGTGCTGTCTGCATATTCTTTTGGTGAGAATCCGAAGTCATCTGTACAGTACTGTGATTCTCTTCCTATGAATCTTGAGTTTTGTTTGAATGATTCGAGGTCGTAATTGTTTGGTAATCTTATTATTTTTTTGTCCTTGTCCACCATTTTGTCCACTACTTTAACGTTACTTTTTTCATCGTATGTGTAGTTGATGTATATTCCACTAGTATAGTTGAATGTATTCTTACTATGGTATGCTAATGCTGCAACTTGTTCTAGTGTAAAGTAATAGTAGCTTGTGGTATTGTTTGAATCCTTGACCATACAATTACCGTATAGTTGGTTGTTGAAATCATAGCCATATGGTGTGAAGTTGAATTGTGTCGGATACACAACCTCAGCATTACCCGGAACATTGGCATCATATATCCAGGTTAACACTGTTGAACCTGCTATGAATATTACAAGTACTATTAATATTATTTTAATTATGTTAATGTAATTGATTTTTGTTTTCTTCTTTTTATGTTTAAGTTTAGGAGAATTGTCTTTATTTATTTTCTTAAATTTTCTTGAATCCAATACTATAACCTCCTAAATATTTTTTCCATATATACTTTAGATGTGATTCTATATATACTTACTATTAAATATTGTCGAATTATTGTATGACTGTTTAGATAATTGTAGGACTATTATTGTTATAATGTTGAATTATTAATTTATAAGTGTGTTACTGTATGATAATTTATATGATTATATGATATAATACATATAGATTATATATATATATTTTATATTATTATCCATATTATTAAATATTATTATATTATTTATTATTATTTATATATATTGTTTATTATAATATATGTTTATTGTATTTAATATTCAATCACTTATCATATTATTTCAATCAAACCCCCCCCCCCNATACTCATAATACCACTGTTTCAAACCTTTAAACATTAATATTCACCCCATTTATTAAAATAATAATCATAACATCATACAATTTGTAAGACGATATAACCTAAAAAATTTATTCACTCTTGAAAAAATTTAGAATAAACTCTTACATCCTACCATATTCTATGAACATCATACCAACCATAAAAAAAGAGAAGGAATAATGTTATGGAAATTATAAGAAAATTTCCTCATAATAACCATCAGCATGTAACCACTTCTTAAATTGATTAACATCAACATCCATCCTGTTTGCCTGAAACTCCAAATCTCTTTGACCAGGATATGGTATTGCCCTTAAAATATCCACGCACTCCTCATATAGTTTAGGCCTGAAATTGTTTATTTCATCAATTTCTTTAAGTTTCTTATTTAACCGATTTAATTTTAATTTTTCCTTAGCTAAATCAACTTGTATCTTTTTAATATCACTTTCTATCAAAGATTTTTGATGCAGTAAATATTCCTTATTTAGCCGGAATTCATTTAATGCTTCCTTTACTATTTTACTCTTATTCTTGTACTGATCAAGATAATCCAAATGGGATTGATCCATATATAATGTTATTCTTTGATTCATAATTATTTCACTCCAATATGTGTTTTACAATTATATGTTATGTGAGAGGTATCAATGTTTGCTGAAAATCATATGTTTTAATAAGAATATATTGCAAAGTAATAATATAATAATTTAATAACCTTTATATACTTTAATAATATATAATAATAAATGCAAAAAAAATAAAAGGAATGAAAAAATAAAATGAAAAACAACCTATACAAATCAATACTAAAAAGCATACTCGTAAACAAAAAAGTCGGAACAACCATAACAAGCAAAAAACACGAAAAACTACAACTATGGAAAAACGAACTAAAACCATACCTAGACAAACTAGCAAAAATGGGATACATCGACGGAAAATGGAAAACAATAAACATAAACCTCAAAATACTAAAACCAATAAACACAAAAACCATAACCCAACTATAAAAAAACCACACACAAACCCCCCCAAAAAACAAAAAAAAGACAAATAAAACTAAATAAAAAACAAAACAAAAATAACAAATAACACAAAAAAAGGAAACAAAAGAAGATGATATACGACTACCAAATGCACAAAGAAATAGAAGAAATGATACACGAAAGAAAACTCTACGAACACAAATACAACAAAGGAAACGAACTAATAAAAGTACAAGAAAGCCTAAACAAAAGAATCATAACACTAAAACAACAACTACTAGACGACCCAGAAAACCCAAACCTCAACCTAGAACTCGGATTCTGCGAATCAGAAGTAGAAAGACTAAAAAAAGAACTAGACGAATTCCAAGACAAATACGAAAAAAAAGAAATCAAAATAGCAATACACGAAAACATAATGGAATTCAACATAAAAGAACTAACCCGATACATAGAATACCTAGAAGAACTAGAAATCGACGAAGTACTACTAGAAGGCATAAAAAACACAACAGAATCACTAGAATACAACCTCGCAATGCTAAAAATACTACAAAAATAACCCCCCACACCCCTCCACACCAATAAACAAAAACTTAACCAAACTACACTAATTCTTAAAAAAAGTAATACCAAAATATCAAACAAACAACAAAAAAGTAATACAAAAACCAAAAAAATCAATAACTTAATAAACAATACAAAACAAAAATATAACACATGAATATGAAAAAAACACAAAAAAGTAATAACACACTAACCCAACAAACACAAACACTACAAAACATCATCACAACACTAAACAACACAAACACAAACAACTTCACAAACACAATAAAACAATACGGAACAATCAACTACACCAGAACACAATACCTACCACAACTATCAAAAACAATAACCGAAAACCCACAACACCAAAACAAACTATACAACTACACAACACTAGAATCAATGATACTAGACCTACTAGAACACATAGAATCAAACACAATCAAAACAATAGAAAACACACCCACCAACCAACAAAAAACCAAAACACAAATACAATACACAACACAACTACTCACACTACTACAACAAACACTAACACAAACCAACCAAGAAACAATAACACAAACAATACTACAAACACAAAACCAATACTACCAACTAATATACAACGAAAAAACAGACACAAGAATCAAATAAAACAAAAAAAGGAGAAAAAAAATGAACACACAAAAACAAGAAAAACAAAAAGAAATACCAAAAATAATCATACTACTCCTAACATTCTTCCTGATAAAAAGTCTACTACTAATATACCTATTATAAATTGATGTAACTTGGAACCCTAGGCGTCCAAGCATCATCAAGAATATTTTTAACCTCATCATAAGACATATAACGGAGTTCTTTAGCTTTTTCTTGAGGTATTTTTTTACGTTCTAACTTAGAACTATGAAAATCAGCATCCATCCTAATACAAATATTATGTCTACGAACATTACGTCTAAATGAACGAACTTCCTCATCAGTCCAATTAGGATTAATATGATACTCTTTATTAGTTTGTTTACGCTTACTAGGATTATAACCATCATCTGTTTTATCCAAAGGTCTAAAACGACAATCAGTTATCTGAACACCCCACTCAAAACATTTAACTCGTTTATCCTCCATTTCATTATAATCAATATCATGATTATAAATCATGAAAACAGATATTTCTCTAGGTTTAAATCCAGCTTCAAACAATATGTCCAACTGTTGTTTAATAAACTCAGCATCACTATAATGATGATCCCAAGCAATTTTAGGATTTTTAAAACCTGCCTCTTTCATCTTATAAGCATATTCCGGATGATCTATCAATAAACGACCATCAAAACCACTCTGAGATTCAACATAAGAAATCTTCTTTTCTTTCTTCAATTCAATTAATTCATCCAATATATTATCAATACAAGGATTAGCTAAAAGATTATTATCATAAAAAACAATCTTCTTCTTAAAAATTTCATCTTTAATACTTTTCTTATACAACCAATCTGGCTCCACTACATAAACACCACAAAAACCACATTTACGAATACAACCACGAGTAGTATGTAAAATTTGATAATCAACATCAACCAAATCATAAGCAGGTCTTAATTTTTCAGCCTCAGGAATAATACCCGTAATAACATCATCACATCCAGTATACTCCAAACAATGATCTCGTAATAAAGAAGCATAAATTCCACCAACCAAAACTGGAGCATTAGGATATAACCTTTTATAATACTGAACAGCATCTTTCACATAACTAGACCAATAAGTAAAAACAGACGTTATACAAATTAAATCAGGAATAAAATCAACATCTGCATTATCTTCTATAAATAAAGTTTGTTGAGTTAAATCTTTATGTTCATGACGAATTAACTTTACATCAATAGATTTTTCCCTTAAGAAACTAGCAATTTTTAATAAACCTATAGGCAAAAAGTTAGAATGATTTCTACTCTTTGTAGGAATAGGAAAATCTGGTTCAACTAATAAAACCTTTTTAGTCTCTTTTTTAATCCATTGATTTAACGTCATATTTAATCCTTCCAATATTAATAATATGAACTTGATCGTATATAATTATATTTAAAATAATTTCAAAAAAGTATATAATAAAATAAATGTATATAATATAGTTTAATTTAAATATTAATCTTTTAAAATGCTTTATTCAATAATTTTACAATTAATTATCTAGATAATAATGTACTAATTATATGCATTAGTATTTAATAGCTTAAATACAGATATTAGCAAATACTAATTAAATCAATAGAAAATAATTTGTTTTTTATATTTATACTTTTTAAATAAAAATAAATATTAATTTTTATATATCAATTAAATCAAAAATTTAACTTTTAACCATAAGATATTTTTTTATATAACCTGTTAAAAATTTAAAGATTTAATTTTAAAAATATAATGTTCATTGAAATACCTTCTAGAAAAATATATTTACTATTTTAATTAGATCTTAAATTATTAAAGAAGATAGGGATTTTATGTCTTTTATTGATATCGATAAATTTATTAAAGCTACCTATAAATCCACTAATAACGATTTAATATTGGATTTTTACAATATTGTTTTATCAGAATCTGTAAAATATGATAGAATTACAGGTTTTTTTAGTTCATCTAGTTTAGCTGTTGCAGCTTCAGGAATAGTTAACCTTATAGATAATAATGGTCATATGCGACTTTTATGTGGTTCAACATTAAATGACGAAGATACGGATGCAATTTTAAATGCAGATGATTTAAAAAATTTAATTAATTCTAAATTTTTAAAAGATATAGATAATATCGAAAATAAAATTATTGACGATCATGTAAAAATATTAGGTTGGATGGTTGCCAATGATATATTAGATATTAAAATAGGTGTTAAAAAAACAAAATCTGGTTATAGTTCATCAAGCATGTTACATTCTAAAATTGGTATTTTATATGATTCTAATCAGAATATAATAACATTTGATGGTTCTGTTAATGAAACAGCAAATGGTTGGATTAATAATATAGAATCACTAAAAGTTTTTAAAAGTTGGAAAGATTTTAAATTCATGCAAGAAGATATTGATGATTTTAATAAATATTGGGAAGGTAAAGAAGATTCTTTAGAAGTTTTTGATATCCCTGAAGCTTCTAAAAAATGTTTAGGCACTGTTCAGAATCTATGGGAATGTTGGTTTTTTGGGATTGATTTTGAAGAAGTTGTTGATGGGTTTTTTGTTTTGTAGTACGTTTCTGTGGATCCATCGTATTCTTGCACTTTTAAGTCTTCTCTTTAGTCCTCGTATTGTTCTGTATCTTCTTTTTAGTTGACGTGGAAGTGTTGTTTTGAAGTATAATTCTATTATGTTGTTGGTTTTTGGTATTGCTTCGTTGTTTAGGTATTGTGTTAGTTCGTTGAAGTTATTTTTAATTCTTTTGATGCTAGTTGCTACTGAATCTGGTAAAAACTGTATATTGTTGGTTAAGTGTGATAGGCGTCCTTTTGCTAGTTTTATGTTTTCTGCTTTGAATATGTTGGATATTCTTTCAAGGTAGTTGTTTAGTTCTTTGATCTGTTTTTTGTTGTGTTTTATTTGTTTTTTTATGTTTTTGATTTCTTTTTCTAGTGTTTTGATGTCATTGTGTAGTTTTTTCTGTTTTTTATCTGTTATTGGTCCCATGTGTGGTTTGTATTTTTCTAGTTTTTTATGTATTTTTTCGTTGATTTCTTCTAATTTATGGTATTTTCCATTGTTTTTACGTGTGATTCTTCGGATAACTGGATATACTTCCATTCCTACGTTGTACATCATGTGAAAGACGCATCTTTGTTGTATCATGTTAAATTCTTCTATTATAGGAGGATAAGCTGAATATCCGTCGGTTATCATTATTTCATGTGGTATGTCGTCCAGTATTTGGTGGAAATATTTTTCAATAATTTCCGTGTCAAATAGTGTTGCATATTCCAGAAAATCTTCATAAGGATATTGGGTATTTGCATCAATAATCATTAACCGTGACATATATTCTCCATTTTGTGATGGAAATTGCTCATCATAGTGATATTTGCCACTATCTTTAAGATTTTCTTTTTCTACTTGTTGTTCTACCTGTTTTTCTTTTTCTTCAAGGTATGAATCTGCAGTATTATTTTCATGATAAAAAACCGTAGATTTTGGTAAATGTATATCAAAAAGTGCTTCAAACAATTCAGACTTCTTTTCATATGATTCTTCACCAATCTCGGATAATTTAACACCCCACTCTTTAACAGTAGAAGTATAAACAGAATAATTATCAATAAATTCATTAAAATTAGTTACAATACGATTACCACATTCTGGACAGGAATAATCCTTAACACTAACAGGAATGCCATTAGGTTTACGAGTATGATAACCCTTAGAATGTAATTTACAACCACAATCACCACATACTTCATCAGTAAGAACATAAGTAACCTTAAAATCAAGTAAACCCATCATTTTAAAGATTAATAAA
It encodes:
- a CDS encoding transposase, translating into MSLGNVLLDSMGNFNSYVCDKYILVDNKLRNRKLPPECIMKYILWNRGRTTALEALYFMEEYWGELDMDVSKQAISQRRMIINPQAYIDINDELIREIYRRPEELKTFKGFYLTAGDGSIFDLPNYPTVREDFDIEDNNHSHHTSTARVSTMVDVLNEFIISSAISNRKYGEVKHAINHLEDAKDKIDLKKTITIYDRGYPSKDLILKTMDLNSFFIIRLKKDTFIEQRENITTDDEIIEVPIDKDYLRRISDNEIKELAKKQDKIKIRIITIPLSSGEIETLATNVFDKTITIDDFKMIYNKRWGIETSXXZTKKQTTN
- a CDS encoding radical SAM protein translates to MTGQVNRPPTEADVPLLEVTYGCSWNKCTFCTMYHKTEFGASPLCDIEEDLRELKQKYPDGIKRIFIINGDSFRLPYTKLVRIGELIREYFPEIECISCYASILGLKYKTLSQLEELRNLNFNDLYIGIESASDYVLELMNNGYTSEDVYECLKKLQGVNMRYNALIMLGAGGVEHSEEHVQKTIKLLNTFKPHIFSPLSTTVDEGSLLYDYVESGRFNMLTERQMVEEELCFLENVDFDDDYYFFGNHMYNLIPASGYFRHKDFIIDFIREEVDRLDCEKPGLLDSKFNTFLKKYGGFLML
- a CDS encoding radical SAM protein; the encoded protein is MHYTGNIYRPPLEANTPLLEVTIGCSWNKCSFCTMYANTKFEASPINHIREDVKEIKQAYGENTRKLFIVNGDAFTLPTQSLLKIGEIIHEHLPKVETISCYASIRNIKTKSLQDLEKLRNTGYNNFYIGLESANDYALELMNKGYTQEEEYENLEKLEKAGIDYNAIIMYGVTGKGRSDEHINDTVKLLNRYKPRIILSMSTSVQTGTRLEEYRKEGRFIDLTERELICEERSFIEKLSMDDDCYYFGSHPYNLLRLSNYFENKEEMLEYIDNAVNKIDRNEPGLLDKVLNRGSL
- a CDS encoding cobalamin-dependent protein (Presence of a B(12) (cobalamin)-binding domain implies dependence on cobalamin itself, in one of its several forms, or in some unusual lineages, dependence on a cobalamin-like analog.), producing MTLNQWIKKETKKVLLVEPDFPIPTKSRNHSNFLPIGLLKIASFLREKSIDVKLIRHEHKDLTQQTLFIEDNADVDFIPDLICITSVFTYWSSYVKDAVQYYKRLYPNAPVLVGGIYASLLRDHCLEYTGCDDVITGIIPEAEKLRPAYDLVDVDYQILHTTRGCIRKCGFCGVYVVEPDWLYKKSIKDEIFKKKIVFYDNNLLANPCIDNILDELIELKKEKKISYVESQSGFDGRLLIDHPEYAYKMKEAGFKNPKIAWDHHYSDAEFIKQQLDILFEAGFKPREISVFMIYNHDIDYNEMEDKRVKCFEWGVQITDCRFRPLDKTDDGYNPSKRKQTNKEYHINPNWTDEEVRSFRRNVRRHNICIRMDADFHSSKLERKKIPQEKAKELRYMSYDEVKNILDDAWTPRVPSYINL